A genome region from Streptomyces sp. NBC_01296 includes the following:
- a CDS encoding DUF6104 family protein, giving the protein MYFTDRGIEELEKRRGQEEVTFEWLAEQLRTFVDLNPDFEVPVERLATWLARLDDEDDEDE; this is encoded by the coding sequence TTGTACTTCACCGATCGCGGCATCGAGGAGCTGGAGAAGCGGCGCGGCCAGGAGGAGGTCACCTTCGAGTGGCTCGCCGAGCAGCTGCGCACCTTCGTCGACCTGAACCCGGACTTCGAGGTTCCGGTGGAGCGCCTGGCCACGTGGCTGGCGCGACTGGACGACGAGGACGACGAGGACGAGTAG
- the sodN gene encoding superoxide dismutase, Ni codes for MLSRLFAPKAKVSAHCDLPCGVYDPAQARIEAESVKAVQEKYQANEDADFRARAITIKEQRAELAKHHVSVLWSDYFKPPHFEKYPQLHTLVNDTLKALSAAKASHDPATGQKALELIAEIDRIFWETKAA; via the coding sequence ATGCTTTCCCGCCTCTTCGCCCCCAAGGCGAAGGTCTCCGCCCACTGCGATCTTCCGTGCGGCGTGTACGACCCTGCCCAGGCCCGCATCGAGGCCGAGTCCGTCAAGGCCGTACAGGAGAAGTACCAGGCCAACGAGGACGCCGACTTCCGCGCGCGCGCCATCACCATCAAGGAGCAGCGCGCCGAGCTCGCCAAGCACCACGTCTCGGTGCTGTGGAGCGACTACTTCAAGCCCCCGCACTTCGAGAAGTACCCGCAGCTGCACACCCTGGTCAACGACACCCTGAAGGCCCTCTCGGCCGCCAAGGCGTCGCACGACCCGGCGACCGGCCAGAAGGCCCTCGAGCTCATCGCCGAGATCGACCGCATCTTCTGGGAGACCAAGGCCGCCTGA
- a CDS encoding S24 family peptidase, producing the protein MVPTLLHGDRLVVRYGVAVRPGDVVVLRHPFQQDLLVVKRAVERRPGGWWVLGDNPYNETGDSTDYGTVPEELVLATAVLRFRPRAADQSSLRARLSWAVSALRPLWPDASASSRLRAR; encoded by the coding sequence ATGGTGCCGACGCTGCTGCACGGCGACCGGCTGGTGGTCCGGTACGGGGTCGCCGTGCGCCCGGGTGACGTGGTGGTGCTGCGGCACCCGTTCCAGCAGGACCTGCTGGTGGTGAAGCGGGCGGTGGAGCGGCGGCCGGGCGGCTGGTGGGTGCTCGGGGACAACCCGTACAACGAGACCGGCGACAGCACCGACTACGGGACGGTGCCCGAGGAGCTGGTGCTGGCGACGGCGGTGCTGCGCTTCCGGCCGCGCGCGGCGGATCAGAGTTCGCTGAGGGCGCGGCTGTCCTGGGCGGTGTCGGCGCTGCGGCCGCTCTGGCCGGACGCCTCGGCTTCCAGCCGTTTGCGGGCCCGGTAG
- a CDS encoding CGNR zinc finger domain-containing protein has protein sequence MELAHYSDYAVRLVNTEEPARNKDSLTSVDAVRGLFGTGVQAARRVTDADVTRFRNVRGRLRAVFEAADGGDHVLAVDLLNSLLMEFPVSPQVSGHEYLDDEGHPNWHIHLADHPSNASAGYAALASFGLAFHLTEHGPDRLGLCQAAPCRNAYLDTSTNRSRRYCSDRCATRANVAAYRARKRLEAEASGQSGRSADTAQDSRALSEL, from the coding sequence GTGGAACTGGCCCATTACTCGGACTATGCCGTGCGCCTGGTCAACACCGAGGAGCCGGCCCGCAACAAGGATTCGCTCACCTCGGTGGACGCCGTCCGGGGCCTCTTCGGCACCGGGGTCCAGGCCGCCCGCCGGGTCACCGACGCCGACGTCACGCGCTTCCGCAACGTCCGCGGCCGGCTGCGCGCCGTCTTCGAGGCCGCCGACGGCGGCGACCACGTCCTCGCGGTCGACCTGCTGAACTCCCTGCTCATGGAGTTCCCGGTCAGCCCGCAGGTCTCCGGCCACGAGTACCTCGACGACGAGGGCCACCCGAACTGGCACATCCACCTCGCCGACCACCCCTCGAACGCCTCCGCCGGCTACGCCGCGCTCGCGTCCTTCGGCCTGGCCTTCCACCTCACCGAGCACGGCCCCGACCGGCTCGGCCTGTGCCAGGCCGCGCCCTGCCGCAACGCCTACCTCGACACCTCCACCAACCGCTCCCGGCGCTACTGCTCCGACCGCTGCGCCACCCGGGCCAACGTCGCCGCCTACCGGGCCCGCAAACGGCTGGAAGCCGAGGCGTCCGGCCAGAGCGGCCGCAGCGCCGACACCGCCCAGGACAGCCGCGCCCTCAGCGAACTCTGA
- a CDS encoding class I SAM-dependent methyltransferase, whose amino-acid sequence MAETTTDWQAWQESWDRQQEWYMPDREERFRVMLDMVEALVGPTPRVLDLACGTGSITDRVLKRFPESTTTGVDLDPALLTIARGHFDGDRRVTFVTADLKDPGWTSALPYDTYDAVLTATALHWLHSPDLAVLYGQLAPLVRPGGVFMNADHMPDPATPRINAAERAHRHAGMDRAREAGALDWADWWALAAADPVLAEPTKRRFEIYGEHADGDTPDDAWHARTLREAGFAEARTIWRSPSDGLVLGLK is encoded by the coding sequence ATGGCGGAGACCACGACCGACTGGCAGGCCTGGCAGGAAAGCTGGGACCGGCAGCAGGAGTGGTACATGCCCGACCGCGAGGAGCGCTTCCGGGTCATGCTGGACATGGTCGAGGCACTGGTGGGCCCCACCCCCCGGGTGCTCGATCTGGCGTGCGGTACGGGAAGTATTACGGACCGCGTCCTCAAGCGGTTCCCGGAATCCACCACTACGGGCGTCGATCTCGACCCGGCGCTGTTGACCATCGCCCGGGGCCACTTCGACGGCGACCGGCGCGTCACGTTCGTCACCGCCGACCTCAAGGACCCCGGCTGGACCTCGGCGCTCCCGTACGACACGTACGACGCCGTCCTCACGGCCACCGCGCTGCACTGGTTGCACAGCCCGGACCTCGCGGTGCTCTACGGGCAGCTCGCCCCGCTGGTGCGGCCGGGCGGGGTCTTCATGAACGCCGACCACATGCCCGACCCGGCGACCCCGCGGATCAACGCCGCCGAGCGCGCCCACCGGCACGCCGGGATGGACCGGGCCCGGGAGGCCGGCGCGCTGGACTGGGCGGACTGGTGGGCCCTCGCGGCCGCCGACCCGGTGCTCGCCGAGCCGACGAAGCGCCGGTTCGAGATCTACGGCGAGCACGCCGACGGGGACACCCCCGACGACGCCTGGCACGCCCGGACCCTGCGCGAGGCGGGCTTCGCGGAGGCCCGGACGATCTGGCGCTCGCCCTCCGACGGGCTGGTCCTGGGCCTGAAGTAG
- a CDS encoding amino acid ABC transporter ATP-binding protein, which translates to MTTQPMVKAEGVHKSYGAAHILRGIDLEVAPREVFCLVGPSGSGKSTFLRCINHLERINSGRLSVDGQLVGYRQKGDKLYELKDSEVAAQRREIGMVFQRFNLFPHMTAIENVMEAPVMVKGESKMVARERAVRLLDRVGLGDKGGNYPTQLSGGQQQRVAIARALAMEPKLMLFDEPTSALDPELVGDVLDVMRDLAESGMTMIVVTHEMGFAREVGDNLVFMDGGVVVESGHPREVLGNPQHDRTKAFLSKVL; encoded by the coding sequence ATGACCACTCAGCCGATGGTCAAGGCCGAGGGCGTCCACAAGTCGTACGGCGCCGCCCACATCCTCCGGGGCATCGACCTCGAGGTCGCCCCGCGCGAGGTCTTCTGCCTGGTCGGCCCGTCCGGCTCCGGCAAGTCGACCTTCCTGCGGTGCATCAACCACCTGGAGCGCATCAACTCCGGGCGGCTCTCGGTGGACGGCCAGCTGGTGGGCTACCGCCAGAAGGGCGACAAGCTCTACGAGCTGAAGGACAGCGAGGTCGCGGCCCAGCGCCGCGAGATCGGCATGGTCTTCCAGCGCTTCAACCTGTTCCCCCACATGACGGCCATCGAGAACGTCATGGAAGCCCCGGTCATGGTCAAGGGCGAGAGCAAGATGGTGGCGCGCGAGCGCGCCGTCCGGCTCCTCGACCGCGTGGGCCTCGGCGACAAGGGCGGGAACTACCCCACCCAGCTCTCCGGCGGCCAGCAGCAGCGTGTGGCGATCGCCCGCGCGCTGGCCATGGAGCCGAAGCTGATGCTCTTCGACGAGCCCACCTCGGCGCTCGACCCGGAGCTCGTCGGCGACGTCCTCGACGTCATGCGGGACCTGGCCGAGTCGGGCATGACCATGATCGTGGTGACCCACGAGATGGGCTTCGCCCGCGAGGTCGGCGACAACCTCGTCTTCATGGACGGCGGCGTCGTGGTCGAGTCCGGCCACCCGCGCGAGGTGCTGGGCAACCCGCAGCACGACCGGACGAAGGCGTTCCTGTCCAAGGTGCTGTAA
- a CDS encoding amino acid ABC transporter permease, whose product MTDKIEKGPAENPPAGPGASGLPYEAIKAIPVRHYGRWVSGVVVVALLAWLVYAFANGNVIWATVGDKLFDPAVLSGLGNTVIISVSAMALGLVLGIVFAVMRLSKNPVTGAVSWLYIWFFRGTPVYVQLLVWFNLSLIFQYINLGPIYKNETVDVMTPFMVALLGLGLNEGAYMAEIVRAGIQSVDEGQTEAAHALGMPQTKTMRRIVLPQAMRVIIPPTGNEFINMLKTSSLVSAVQYTELLRASSNIGNTAGAIMEMLFVASFWYLALTSVFSVGQYYLERRFARGSTRNLPPTPFQRLKANLNMFRRTEVAR is encoded by the coding sequence GTGACTGACAAGATCGAAAAGGGTCCGGCCGAGAACCCGCCGGCCGGACCCGGCGCCTCGGGCCTCCCGTACGAGGCCATCAAGGCCATCCCGGTGCGGCACTACGGCCGCTGGGTCAGCGGCGTCGTGGTCGTCGCGCTGCTCGCCTGGCTCGTCTACGCGTTCGCCAACGGCAACGTCATCTGGGCGACGGTCGGCGACAAGCTGTTCGACCCGGCGGTCCTCAGCGGTCTCGGCAACACCGTGATCATCAGCGTCTCGGCCATGGCGCTGGGCCTCGTGCTCGGCATCGTGTTCGCCGTGATGCGCCTCTCCAAGAACCCGGTGACGGGCGCCGTCTCCTGGCTCTACATCTGGTTCTTCCGCGGTACCCCGGTGTACGTGCAGCTGCTGGTGTGGTTCAACCTGTCGCTGATCTTCCAGTACATCAACCTCGGTCCGATCTACAAGAACGAGACCGTCGACGTCATGACCCCGTTCATGGTCGCCCTCCTGGGCCTCGGCCTGAACGAGGGCGCGTACATGGCGGAGATCGTCCGGGCCGGCATCCAGTCGGTCGACGAGGGCCAGACCGAGGCCGCGCACGCGCTCGGCATGCCGCAGACGAAGACCATGCGCCGGATCGTGCTGCCGCAGGCGATGCGCGTGATCATCCCGCCGACCGGCAACGAGTTCATCAACATGCTGAAGACCTCCTCCCTGGTCTCGGCGGTGCAGTACACGGAACTCCTGCGGGCCTCGTCGAACATCGGCAACACGGCCGGTGCCATCATGGAGATGCTGTTCGTGGCCTCCTTCTGGTACCTGGCTCTGACCAGTGTGTTCAGCGTCGGCCAGTACTACCTGGAGCGCCGCTTCGCCCGTGGTTCCACGCGGAACCTGCCGCCGACGCCGTTCCAGCGTCTGAAGGCCAACCTGAACATGTTCCGCCGTACGGAGGTCGCGCGATGA
- a CDS encoding ABC transporter substrate-binding protein: MTASTTRRTTAARSRIAAVGAIAVAGALILTGCGDQTEKGSASTPSGGTSKDNSAPLFSALPKKIQDAGVIKIGTDSAYAPMEFVEGGKIVGVDPDIAEALGKQLGVKMQFTAGTFDGLITSIYTGREDAIMSSITDNKQRQEGLDDKGQKIGKGIDFVDYFSSGLSLLVKKGNPEGIKSLDDLCGKTVAVQRGTTYEDAFKAQAEKCGDKKLTIQAFDTDAEAQTRVKAGGAVADLNDYPVAAYTVKTSGGGNDFEIAGQQSGVGLFGIGVSKENTQLRDALKQALDAIIKDGSYAKALEKWNVQDSAVKSATVNAGQ; the protein is encoded by the coding sequence ATGACCGCAAGCACCACCCGTCGTACGACCGCCGCCCGGTCCCGGATCGCCGCGGTCGGCGCGATCGCGGTCGCCGGAGCCCTGATCCTGACCGGCTGTGGCGACCAGACGGAGAAGGGCTCCGCGTCGACCCCCTCCGGTGGCACGTCGAAGGACAACAGCGCCCCGCTCTTCTCGGCCCTGCCGAAGAAGATCCAGGACGCCGGCGTCATCAAGATCGGTACCGACTCCGCCTACGCCCCGATGGAATTCGTCGAGGGCGGCAAGATCGTCGGTGTCGACCCCGACATCGCCGAGGCGCTCGGCAAGCAGCTCGGCGTGAAGATGCAGTTCACCGCCGGCACCTTCGACGGCCTGATCACCTCGATCTACACCGGCCGCGAAGACGCGATCATGTCGTCGATCACCGACAACAAGCAGCGCCAGGAAGGCCTGGACGACAAGGGTCAGAAGATCGGCAAGGGGATCGACTTCGTCGACTACTTCTCCTCCGGCCTCTCGCTCCTCGTCAAGAAGGGCAATCCCGAGGGCATCAAGTCCCTGGACGACCTCTGCGGCAAGACCGTGGCCGTCCAGCGCGGCACGACGTACGAGGACGCTTTCAAGGCCCAGGCCGAGAAGTGCGGTGACAAGAAGCTCACCATCCAGGCCTTCGACACCGACGCCGAGGCGCAGACCCGCGTCAAGGCCGGCGGGGCCGTCGCCGACCTGAACGACTACCCGGTCGCCGCCTACACGGTGAAGACCTCCGGTGGCGGCAACGACTTCGAGATCGCCGGCCAGCAGAGCGGCGTCGGCCTCTTCGGCATCGGCGTGAGCAAGGAGAACACCCAGCTCCGCGACGCCCTCAAGCAGGCCCTCGACGCCATCATCAAGGACGGCTCCTACGCCAAGGCGCTGGAGAAGTGGAACGTGCAGGACAGCGCCGTCAAGTCCGCGACGGTCAACGCAGGTCAGTAA
- a CDS encoding NAD(P)-dependent malic enzyme produces MAAEIVNPRSDSATDNNPDAVFALHRGGKMAIQATVPVQNKDDLSLAYTPGVAKVCSAIAEQPELVNEYTWKSNVVAVVTDGTAVLGLGDIGPEASLPVMEGKAILFKQFGGVDAVPIALATKDTDEIIETVIRLAPSFGGVNLEDISAPRCFEIERRLQEALDIPIFHDDQHGTAIVTLAALRNAAKLTGRTLGDLRAVISGAGAAGIAIAKILVDAGIGDVCVTDRKGVVSADRSDLTDVKAEIAGLTNRTGQTGSLEAALNGADVFIGVSGGTVPEEAVASMAKDAFVFAMANPNPEVHPDVAHKYAAVVATGRSDFPNQINNVLAFPGIFAGALKVRASRITEGMKIAAADAIAGVVGDELAADYVIPSPFDERVAEAVAAAVAAAAKADGVARLV; encoded by the coding sequence GTGGCAGCGGAGATCGTCAATCCTCGCAGCGACAGCGCGACGGACAACAACCCGGACGCGGTGTTCGCGCTGCACCGGGGCGGCAAGATGGCCATCCAGGCCACGGTGCCGGTCCAGAACAAGGACGACCTGTCCCTCGCGTACACGCCCGGCGTGGCGAAGGTCTGCAGCGCCATCGCGGAGCAGCCCGAGCTGGTGAACGAGTACACCTGGAAGTCCAACGTGGTCGCCGTCGTCACCGACGGTACGGCCGTGCTCGGACTCGGTGACATCGGTCCCGAGGCCTCCCTCCCCGTGATGGAGGGCAAGGCCATCCTGTTCAAGCAGTTCGGTGGTGTGGACGCGGTGCCGATCGCGCTCGCCACCAAGGACACGGACGAGATCATCGAGACGGTCATCCGCCTCGCGCCGTCCTTCGGCGGGGTCAACCTGGAGGACATCTCCGCCCCCCGCTGCTTCGAGATCGAGCGCCGGCTCCAGGAAGCCCTGGACATCCCGATCTTCCACGACGACCAGCACGGCACGGCGATCGTGACGCTGGCCGCCCTGCGCAACGCCGCGAAGCTGACCGGGCGCACGCTCGGCGACCTGCGCGCCGTGATCTCGGGTGCGGGCGCGGCGGGCATCGCCATCGCCAAGATCCTCGTGGACGCGGGCATCGGCGACGTCTGCGTCACCGACCGCAAGGGCGTCGTCTCCGCGGACCGCTCCGACCTGACGGACGTCAAGGCGGAGATCGCGGGCCTGACGAACAGGACCGGCCAGACCGGCTCCCTGGAAGCGGCCCTGAACGGCGCGGACGTGTTCATCGGCGTCTCCGGCGGCACGGTGCCCGAGGAGGCGGTGGCCTCGATGGCGAAGGACGCCTTCGTCTTCGCCATGGCCAACCCGAACCCGGAGGTCCACCCGGACGTCGCGCACAAGTACGCGGCGGTCGTGGCCACGGGCCGCTCGGACTTCCCGAACCAGATCAACAACGTGCTGGCGTTCCCGGGCATCTTCGCGGGCGCCCTGAAGGTCCGCGCCAGCCGGATCACCGAGGGCATGAAGATCGCCGCCGCCGACGCCATCGCCGGTGTCGTGGGTGACGAGCTCGCCGCCGACTACGTGATCCCGTCGCCGTTCGACGAGCGCGTCGCCGAGGCCGTTGCGGCCGCGGTCGCCGCGGCCGCCAAGGCCGACGGCGTGGCCCGCCTGGTCTGA
- a CDS encoding zinc-binding dehydrogenase: MFAAYAARIDRDQPLSGLVLGERPAPEARPGWVTVNVKAASLNHHDLWSLRGVGLGEDKLPMILGCDAAGIDQDGNEVVLHSVIGQSGHGVGPDEPRSILTERYQGTFAEQVTVPAWNVLRKPAELSFEEAACLPTAWLTAYRMLFTNAGVRPGDSVLVQGAGGGVATAAIVLGKAAGLRVFATSRDEAKRKRAVELGAVEAYEPGARLPQRVDAVIETVGAATWSHSVKSLRPGGTLVISGATSGDRPAHAELTRIFFLELKVVGSTMGSKDELEDLLAFCAATGVRPVIDEVLPLDRAREGFEKLEAGDLFGKIVLTV, from the coding sequence ATGTTCGCTGCCTACGCCGCCCGAATCGACCGTGACCAGCCGCTGAGCGGCCTTGTGCTGGGCGAGCGCCCGGCCCCCGAGGCCCGCCCCGGCTGGGTGACCGTGAACGTCAAGGCCGCCTCCCTCAACCACCACGACCTGTGGTCGCTGCGCGGGGTCGGCCTCGGCGAGGACAAACTCCCGATGATCCTCGGCTGCGACGCCGCCGGCATCGACCAGGACGGCAACGAGGTCGTCCTGCACTCCGTGATCGGCCAGAGCGGCCACGGGGTCGGCCCCGACGAGCCGCGCTCGATCCTGACCGAGCGCTACCAGGGCACCTTCGCGGAGCAGGTGACCGTCCCCGCCTGGAACGTGCTGCGCAAGCCCGCCGAGCTGTCGTTCGAGGAAGCCGCGTGCCTGCCGACGGCGTGGCTGACGGCGTACCGGATGCTGTTCACGAACGCGGGGGTGCGCCCCGGCGACTCGGTGCTGGTGCAGGGCGCCGGCGGCGGGGTCGCGACGGCCGCGATCGTCCTCGGCAAGGCGGCGGGCCTGCGGGTCTTCGCCACCAGCCGGGACGAGGCCAAGCGCAAGCGGGCGGTGGAGCTGGGCGCGGTGGAGGCGTACGAGCCGGGCGCGCGGCTGCCGCAGCGGGTGGACGCGGTGATCGAGACGGTCGGCGCGGCCACCTGGTCGCACTCGGTGAAGTCCCTGCGCCCGGGCGGCACCCTGGTCATCTCGGGCGCCACGAGCGGGGACCGCCCCGCGCACGCCGAGCTGACCCGGATCTTCTTCCTGGAGCTCAAGGTGGTCGGCTCGACGATGGGGTCGAAGGACGAGCTGGAGGACCTCCTCGCCTTCTGCGCCGCGACCGGGGTGCGGCCGGTGATCGACGAGGTCCTGCCGCTCGACCGGGCACGGGAGGGCTTCGAGAAGCTGGAGGCCGGCGACCTGTTCGGGAAGATCGTCCTGACGGTGTAG
- a CDS encoding helix-turn-helix domain-containing protein — protein sequence MTEATDLAERAGDRDPRVGLRAVAALRRLLEQLEAVQVRSARAQGWSWQEIAAELGVSRQAVHKKHGRV from the coding sequence ATGACAGAAGCGACCGATCTCGCCGAGCGGGCCGGGGACCGCGACCCGCGCGTGGGCCTGCGTGCCGTGGCCGCGCTCCGCAGGCTGCTGGAGCAGCTGGAGGCCGTACAGGTACGCAGCGCCCGTGCGCAGGGGTGGTCCTGGCAGGAGATCGCGGCCGAACTGGGCGTCAGCCGGCAGGCCGTACACAAGAAGCACGGGAGGGTCTGA
- a CDS encoding Clp protease N-terminal domain-containing protein — protein MFERFTQDARDTVTGAVAEARRAGAATVTEEHLLLALLDRGALDPLGVDRAALTADLAAARRRGGMSRADEEALAGLGIDLTEIVSRVEETHGEGALASAGPRRRTLGSSLRSALGRPEPESRHVPFAQGAKKTLEQSLRIALGRHDRHIATLHLLLALLSRPGTAAEVLADHGVTYAAAEAGLAA, from the coding sequence ATGTTCGAACGCTTCACGCAGGACGCCCGGGACACCGTGACGGGCGCCGTGGCCGAGGCCCGCCGGGCCGGCGCCGCCACCGTCACCGAGGAGCACCTGCTCCTGGCCCTGCTGGACCGCGGTGCACTGGATCCGCTGGGCGTGGACCGCGCCGCGCTGACGGCCGACCTCGCCGCGGCCCGCCGCCGGGGCGGCATGTCCCGCGCGGACGAGGAGGCCCTCGCGGGCCTCGGCATCGACCTCACCGAGATCGTCTCCCGGGTCGAGGAGACCCACGGCGAGGGCGCACTGGCCTCGGCAGGCCCACGCCGTCGCACCCTGGGCTCCTCGCTCCGCTCGGCGCTGGGCCGCCCGGAGCCCGAGAGCCGCCACGTCCCGTTCGCCCAGGGGGCGAAGAAGACCCTGGAGCAGTCCCTGCGCATCGCACTGGGGCGCCACGACCGCCACATCGCCACCCTGCACCTGCTGCTCGCGCTGCTCTCCCGTCCGGGCACGGCCGCCGAGGTCCTGGCGGACCACGGCGTCACGTACGCGGCGGCCGAGGCGGGCCTGGCGGCCTGA
- a CDS encoding PadR family transcriptional regulator, which translates to MPPVFAHGRLRLYLLKLLDEAPRHGYEVIRLLEERFQGLYAPSAGTVYPRLAKLEAEGLVTHATEGGRKVYSITEAGRAELADRGGELADLELEIRDSVSELAAEIRDDVRGAAGALRREMRAAASATATPVEDASWAAAKEELRKAKQEWKEQARRAKDESRRAREEAQQARRQAKEAQERAREEVMRIAGQLQDQFAKSGGMLGNLAGSWLGGSTGGAGAAAGAGGTTGSAGGTGAAGAAADSHWAEDLAPTGDPARDLDRLLDRFRDDVRDAARDHGVTPARLAEVRAHLAAAADRLAQTLRPSR; encoded by the coding sequence ATGCCGCCCGTCTTCGCCCACGGCCGCCTCCGCCTCTACCTGCTCAAGCTGCTGGACGAGGCCCCGCGGCACGGCTACGAGGTGATCCGGCTGCTGGAGGAGCGTTTCCAGGGCCTGTACGCGCCCTCCGCGGGCACGGTGTACCCCCGGCTGGCCAAGCTGGAGGCCGAGGGCCTGGTCACGCACGCCACCGAAGGCGGGCGCAAGGTGTACTCCATCACCGAGGCGGGCCGCGCCGAACTGGCCGACCGTGGCGGTGAACTCGCCGACCTGGAACTGGAGATCCGCGACTCGGTCTCCGAGCTGGCCGCCGAGATCCGTGACGACGTACGGGGCGCGGCGGGTGCCCTGCGGCGCGAGATGCGGGCCGCGGCCTCCGCGACGGCGACCCCGGTCGAGGACGCGTCCTGGGCTGCGGCCAAGGAGGAGCTGCGCAAGGCCAAGCAGGAGTGGAAGGAGCAGGCGCGCCGGGCGAAGGACGAGAGCCGCCGGGCCCGCGAGGAGGCCCAGCAGGCCCGCCGCCAGGCCAAGGAGGCGCAGGAGCGGGCCCGCGAGGAGGTCATGCGGATCGCGGGCCAGCTGCAGGACCAGTTCGCGAAGTCCGGCGGGATGCTGGGCAATCTGGCCGGCAGCTGGCTCGGCGGAAGCACGGGCGGCGCGGGCGCCGCAGCCGGCGCGGGCGGTACGACGGGCAGCGCGGGCGGTACGGGTGCCGCCGGCGCGGCGGCGGACTCGCACTGGGCCGAGGACCTCGCCCCCACCGGCGACCCGGCCCGCGACCTGGACCGCCTGCTGGACCGCTTCCGCGACGACGTCCGCGACGCGGCCCGCGACCACGGAGTCACCCCGGCCAGGCTGGCCGAGGTCCGCGCCCACCTCGCGGCGGCGGCGGACCGCCTCGCGCAGACGCTCCGGCCGTCGCGATAG
- a CDS encoding DUF4097 family beta strand repeat-containing protein: MAEQKTWSVAEPQKLTFEEPVTELRVRLVGGTVNVVADEGPARLEVAAVDGPPLYVVQEGGTLTVSYEDLPWNGSQDLKKWFEGKPWKAWSRSGAGRKAWERRATVTLTVPAATHVQLATVSATSVVSGIGADTDVNGVSGDVTLVGLSGKANAKTVSGSVEAQSLTGGLGFHSVSGGLTVVDGAGGTVRADSVSGDMLIDLALDAAEPRPVDISLNSVSGQVAIRLPHPADARVEANTATGGVSNAFEDLLVSGQFAAKRITGTLGAGTGTLRATTVSGSIALLRRPAADAPAAPLVLDKKVL; this comes from the coding sequence ATGGCAGAGCAGAAGACGTGGTCGGTCGCCGAACCGCAGAAGCTCACCTTCGAGGAGCCGGTGACCGAGCTCCGCGTCCGCCTGGTCGGCGGCACGGTGAACGTCGTCGCCGACGAGGGTCCGGCCCGCCTCGAGGTGGCCGCCGTCGACGGACCGCCGCTGTACGTCGTCCAGGAGGGCGGCACCCTCACCGTGTCCTACGAAGACCTGCCCTGGAACGGTTCCCAGGACCTCAAGAAGTGGTTCGAGGGCAAGCCCTGGAAGGCCTGGTCCCGCTCCGGCGCCGGCCGCAAGGCCTGGGAGCGCAGGGCCACCGTCACCCTCACCGTCCCCGCCGCCACCCACGTGCAGCTGGCGACGGTCAGCGCCACCTCCGTCGTCTCCGGCATCGGCGCCGACACCGACGTCAACGGGGTCTCCGGCGACGTCACGCTGGTCGGCCTGTCCGGCAAGGCCAACGCGAAGACCGTCTCCGGCAGCGTCGAGGCCCAGTCCCTCACCGGCGGGCTCGGCTTCCATTCCGTCTCCGGCGGCCTGACCGTGGTCGACGGCGCCGGCGGCACCGTACGCGCCGACTCCGTCAGCGGCGACATGCTCATCGACCTGGCCCTCGACGCGGCCGAGCCGCGGCCGGTGGACATCTCCCTCAACTCCGTGTCCGGGCAGGTCGCGATCCGCCTTCCGCACCCTGCCGACGCGCGGGTGGAGGCCAACACGGCCACCGGCGGCGTCTCCAACGCCTTCGAGGACCTGCTCGTCTCCGGCCAGTTCGCCGCCAAGCGGATCACCGGCACGCTCGGCGCGGGCACCGGCACCCTGCGGGCCACCACCGTCTCGGGCTCCATCGCCCTGCTGCGCCGCCCGGCCGCCGACGCCCCGGCCGCCCCTCTCGTGCTCGACAAGAAGGTGCTCTGA